From Cervus elaphus chromosome 10, mCerEla1.1, whole genome shotgun sequence:
ttttcctacAGCGGGCACCCCGCTAGACATTCAGGTAGACTGCTAAATCTCTGAGGTGTCAGCCCATCAACTGAATACAGATGGGCTCCCATAAAAACACTTCTCACCACGCTTTATCAACATGTTTCCAGCTTACTTTTTCCCTCAGGGGTTGGGTGTCTTATGACATCGGCTGGGATTCTAAGATCTTTGCTCAGCCACCCCTGACCTTTTCTGCTTCTCAACTTTGTCCAGTGAGTTTACGCCTGAGGGTCTCTGTATTTGCCTGTGGCTCTTTCTGGAACGCTCCCCCATCACACCTGCTCATGGCCGCTTTTTCTGAGCTTCAGCTCAgtatcacctcctcagagaagccctccaTGACGACTTACCTCCTCACACCCTGCCTGCTCTAGCACTACTGCCACCTCCTCTGTGAGGCCACCCCCTCTATCTCCTTTAAGAGCTTCTACGGCGCTTTTCTCTGTCAAATGCGCGGGGCTGCGAGGCGGCGAACTGTTTCCAACCCCCTGCCTCTCTGGACCAGTGTTCCCTTTATGCCCACGAAGCGCTCTGAGAGCAGAAACACGCTGCAGGGACGACGCTTTCCTCAACAGGCAGGTGCCCAAGAGCCTCCTACTTCGGGACCCCAAAAGCCGCGACCAGAGGGCACGTCGCGCGGCAACCGGTTCAGCCACAGCCTAACCCGCCAGCGGCCCAAGGCTACTACGCATGCTCCGCACTCCAGGCCCCGCGAAGTCGGGGGCGGGGCCTTGACGCGCCTGCGTAGGTGCTCGCCCGGCTTCCGGGACGTACCGGCGCGATGGGACAGAAGGCCAGTGTCGCTGAATAGCGGCCGCGTAGGGGCGTGCTGGCCACCGGTCCGGTCCGAGGGCTCAGGTCTCGGGGTCTCTGGAGCGGCCAGGGAGCGCGAAGAGAACCTAGGGTCGCTGCCCGCCGCCACCACCAGGCATGTCCGCCGAGGCCTCGGGCCCGGCGGCGGCCGAGGCGCCGTCCCTGGAGGTCGCTAAGCCCTCGGGTCTCGAGCCTGGCTCCGTCGCCTACGGTCTCAAGCCACTGACCACGAACAGCAAGTACGTGAAGCTGAACGTGGGCGGCTCGTTGCACTACACCACGCTGCGCACCCTCACCGGACAGGACTCCAGGCTCAAGGCCATGTTCAGCGGCCGCGCGGAGGTGCTCACTGACGCCGGAGGTACGCGAGCCGCCCTGCTTACCCTCCTGCATCCTCCAGATCCCGCCTCCCTTTCCCCTAGTCTGTCGTTGCCCAGTCTCCTCATGCCCCTTCTCTCCTACCGTCCAGTCAGCTCGTTCTCACCTCCTCCGATGCCCACATCCCATCTCATCTCCCTTTTCTCATTCATTATTTCCCTCCTCCCCCGGTCTTTACCCCCAGCAGTAGTAACCAACATTCATGGACCACCCGCCACCCCCGCCCCTCCAGCTACTCTGCCAGGCACAGTGGTAAGTGATTAAACATGTCAGCTGAGAATGTTCATCACTGCGTCCCACCGACACTCCCACCCTTCACCCCTAACCTCAAAAGACTTGGGATCCCGCCATGCTGGCAATAGCATCCTTCCAGGCAACTTTTCATCAGTTTCTTCCACTCGCCGAGCCTTTTGTTCCGCTCTTTTCCTCAACGCTGCCAACAACCATCCCGGAGTGTTAGAGGATTTTGTCTGTCTCTGTTCCCCTAACGCAGGTCCTTGTACACTCTAGGAATCTATCTATACAGACTGTAGAAGGAGGGGGCTGCTTTTGCTTTGCCAGGGACGCCAGAATGGAGAGTGGACAGTTCTCCTCACCAGGTGAACCTTACCCTCTGGAAGTGTTGCATTCAGCTCCGTCCCCCATATGCCCAAGTGGAACTTTAAAGTttgatggggggagggggagatgatTCAGAAGGGGTTAAGAATTCAGAAGGGGTTACGAATTATGAAAGCCGGCAAATAAAAATTGGGGCGGTATCGCTCAGCCTTCATATGCCTGAAGgtgaatacttttttttattgaataagTATTTGTAAATGCCAGTTAGTGTTAGAAatagtttggggggggggggcgggtagggGGAGAATAACCAAATATACAAAAACAAGAGCAAAGCATATGATTTCAGATAGAAATAAGTTCTTTGAAGTTTATAAAGTAGTGAACTGGTGGGTGGGGTAGACATTCTCAATAGGGTGATCAGAGTTAGCACAAGAGGTTAGGGGTTTCTTGTTAAGGTTACCTGTAGGTACTTTCTCATGATGAGAACCTTCTCAGTGTAGACCAGACTTGGGAGGGAATTAATTCTCTGTGGCTgaatgtgtttaaaaaataaataaaaggcccATGGGAGAACTCACTAGAGATGTTTTAAAGGGATTTTCTTGGATATGGCAGAGGCCTGAGACAGATTGGTATTCAGATTTGTGGCTTTGGAATCCTTTTTTCATAAACATAGTAGCTCTGTGGCCTTCAGCAAAGCCCTCCTttctcctgcctctccccaccccaccaggttGGGTGCTGATTGACCGGAGCGGCCGCCATTTTGGTACCATTCTCAACTACCTGCGGGACGGGTCTGTGCCTCTGCCTGAGAGCCCCAGAGAGCTTGGGGAGCTGCTGGGCGAAGCCCGCTACTACCTGGTGCAGGGACTGATTGAGGACTGCCAACTGGCCCTGCAGGTGAGcgtcccttccccacctcctgagTCCCACCCTGATGCCTAGGTCCCTGGGAGAGCTGCCCAAGCAGTTAGCGATTAAGatattaaagaaaagcaaaaggaggtATGGCGCAGGGCCTGGAATGTTGCCTCTGGCCTGGCTCTGACTGGCCGTGACCCCAGCGATTTCGGGGGTCCTCTGCATTTCTGCTATCCCACCACCACCTCATGCCAAGACTGCTGCGTTGGTTGGATGacttctttctctgcttcttgcTGTTTCTACCCAGCCAGTCCAACTGTTACACTGCCACAGGAATAATGATCCTTAAACACAATCCCAATTTATTCTCTCCTTTGCTCAGCAATCCCTAGTAATGCCCTTGTCccactaagttaaaaaaaattctaaatttaaattGTAATATAATGACCTCCATGATCTGGTCCTAAACTGGGAGGCCGCATTCCATCACTTCCATgactttaaataactttttttctagCAATGAAATACCGTGGAAGCAGCCCCTCCCGATAAAACAGGGTTGGGGGTTCCAGAGCCCCATCTGCTGGGCTTCTCTTCTGGGGATCTCTTAGAATTCTGAGGAAAAGAGGTTGGAAAGGACAGCCAGGAGATATGGGTTAATGTCACCTCCCCCACTGCTGACTGAGTGACCTTGAGTGAGTCAGTTCCTACCTCTGGCATTCTGTTCTCATGTTCCAGAAGAtagggaaatgagaaaaatatgtgcGATGTAGTGAGTTTCACAGAAAGCCTtttattctgttctatttttaCAATGTTAAAAGTGTCCTTTCTTTtatgatataatattaataacttacaagagtttcttttttgatgccctttatatattaaaaatggcaACTATGAACAACTTTCTGTTGTCTTGGGGAATACTTGTTGGTCcttgaaattcaaaaatataaaattccttTGGGCAAGTCTTGGGGAATACTTGTTGGTCcttgaaattcaaaaatataaaattccttTGGGCAATAGCTGTGTTTGTTTTTCAAGCTTTTTGACTGTATCTCAtagagaaaaatgcattttttatattcatctttgtataaccgagggcttaccaggtggctcagctggtaaagaatccacctgcaatgcaggagacttggattcaatccctgggttgggaagatcccctggagaagggaagggctacccactccagtattctgacctggagaattccatggactgtatagtccatggggtctcaaagagtcagacacgattgagcaactttcactcacttataTAATTGAAGTAAGAGTTCTATAAAAGGATACTTTTAGTGAAATACACTCTGATatattatgttttctttctttctaatgctATTTGGGACCCATTAAATTTATTTCATGGCCCATGATGAGTTACCACTTgcaattgaaaaaatattaaactagATGATTTTGGAAGTGCACTCCTATTTGGTAGCTTTACATGTATCTATTGTTATCTCATATCCACTGTGGTTAGGGTCTGTTACCTCCTTGTATATTTGTTTGacataaaaagaaacatgagGGAAGCTGGGGATACATCCAGGGTCAAAGAACTGTTTAAGCAGCAGAGCTCCAAGTCAACCCCAGTTTATCTGACTCCCAAGTACAGTACTTTTTCTTCTGTGCTCCAGCTGCCGCCTTTCAAAGTTTTCTCAAGGCTGTTCCCATCCCCAACCCACTCAGCTAGAATATGCATATTTGTATGgaggtttggggtttgtttttaagattcagatacagagtattgagttcatCATACTTCTCATGTGTGCACTTAAACATCTTTAGTCTCTGCAgatcttttcacttttcatttttccttcatccCCGATCCCCTGCCCACTTCCCTTGTCTTCATAGGTACCCCTCCAGTTCTAACGTTTTAATATGTTTGCTTGGATTATGTTTGTACCCTTGAAAAACTATGAAGTGTTGCTCTGTATACATAAGCATTTTAAATTTCCATAAATGCCTTTGAGCTATGGATTGTGTGTTCTGTTTCTTAATTCAGCACTTTTTCCAAGTTCTGTTCATGCTGCTGTACGtatgtttagttctttgcttcTAACTGCTGCACAGGAATCTGATGTGCATTCATAATATTTCGTTTATACATTCCCCTGAGGTCGGAGACCTAGATTGCCTCCTGCTTCCTGCCCCCACAAATGATGCCACAATGAGCATCTTTGTACCTGTGCCCTCGTGGGTCCCGGACCAATGTTTCGCATGATTATAGTTGGGATTGGAATTGCTGGGCCACAGGACACATACAGATGAATTTCAGCAAGTATCATCTGATTACTCTCCCAAATGGCTGTAGCACTTAATATTGTTGATGAGCAATGCATAAGGAATCCCATTTCTGCATATCTTCAACAACTCATGGCATCACCTAGCATTCAAATTTTGTCCATCTGTTTGGTATAGAGTGatctaattttaatttgcatgctTCTGATACTAATtaaattaagcatcttttcatatactcaCTAGCGTTTTTGGTTTCCCCTCCTGTCAGTTGCCAACTCATATTCTTTACCAAATTTTCTATtgaatttcctttctcttgttgctttgCTGGAGATTCTTACATAGTTTGGTTCCTAGAGAGAATTAAGCCCTATTATTCTAGGTCATATACTTTACATAATAAGTTAACTTCTGTGCATATAGAATGGTACTATTTATCAGACATTTTCAGAAGAGTTGAGAAAATAGTTACTCAGATTATTTGCTGGGTTTTGATATTCAATAAGTAACCCCAGTTGAGAAAGTCTGTTTCAGATAATAATTTCTAGTCAGTTTTAGATGTTGCCAATCATTTCACTTAGAATGTCATCTATCTGTGGCATCTGTTGTCGAACAGAAATTGTTAACTTAAAAATTATACAtaaccatttattatttttaaagtgtatataaGTATTATAGAAATTTAGGAAACACAgataatcaaaaaaataaaagcaccaaATACTCTTCTGGGTCTTTTCCTGTGTGAGTGTGTTTGCCAAAATATGATTATGGTGTATGTGTTGCTTTGTaatctgctttttttgtttgtttgttaataaTTGCCATCTTTGCATGTCAGTGAAATTTTATCTAACATCAAGGGCATGTACAAATTTCTCCATTTGTTCCAGAAATGTCTGTCATAGCTGGTTCACATCTAAACCAGTTCAGTCTAGATCCTTGCATTACATCTggttattatgtttttttttccaacccGAAGCAGTTCTATTTTGCTCATAATACTGACCACCAGTTGTCCTGCACAATGACCTACTTTCCAAATTTGCCTGATTTGGTTTGTTAACCCTCACCCTCTCTTGAGTTTTTCTAAACTAGATGGTAGATTCAAAGGCTTGATATAAAAAATTTTgattagaaaacatttaaagtaatGTTACATATTTCACACTGTGTTATATCAAGACATATAGTATTGTTAATATGATCCATCATTATTGATGCTCAGAATTGGCCACTAGATTCAAGTGGTGATGGTTTGATCCTTCATTGTAGTTCCATTCCTTTGTTGCCAACTATAAAGTAATTTAGGTACTTTATGAATGGCAGTTATCTGTCAACCACACGTCAATTGTCAATTCTCACCAGAATCAATAATTTCATTAGTGTTGTAGAATAATTATAATTCCTTCAACATTACATggaattatttataaaatcatgcTTTTCATTGTCAATTGGAGAGACTCTTGaatttaatatattcaaattcctctttttttccccccccacaAGATTGGGATCTTGTTTAagtttattctgtattttttaattagctttataattttatcttttgtataCAGAATTCACTGTGGTAATGTGAATTATGAAGGGATTTAACTTTTTTGTCCTCTGTGGCGGGGACAGTGCCATCTACTTCACAATCTGTGGTATCCAGTGTCCGAGAGAGCCAccagcagttgtttttttttttacctctttcttTATTCAGGTACCTGAATAATCAGTCCCTTCCCACACTGGATGGGACTAACCTATGTAACCAGCAGGAGACTGCAGAGGTGATAGTGTGTGACTTCTAAAGCTAGGTCATAAAAGACATAGCAGCTTCTGCCTCTCTCAGATCACTCACTGTGGGGAAGCATACTGAGCATACTCAGTCAGCACTAGGGAGATGTCCACTTGGTGAGGAACTGAAGCCTCCTGCTCATGGCCAGCACAAACTCTTAGTCAAATGGGTGAACTATCCCAGAACTGGATCCTCTAGGCCCATTCAAGTCTTTAGATAACTACAACCCTGGTCAATGCATGGACTCAAACTTTTCGAGAGACCCTGGGCCAGGACTGCCTAACTAAGCCGAGCTCAAGTTCccgacccacagaaactgtgtgagataataaatgtttattgttttaagccactaagtttgtacTAATTTATTACCCAGTAACAGATAACAGATTGTGGTATCTGGAATGCAGTTCTGCCGAAACAAAACCTAAAATGTGGGAGTGGCTTTAGAACTGCAGAGTGGGCAGAAGTTGGAAGGACTTTGAGAAGAGTATTAAGAAAACCCTAAAAAGCTTTAGAGTATTCATAGAAGTCTGATGACCTTTGAGGAGGCTGCAGTGTGACATGTCTTTCCTGGAAAGTGGTGGAAAGGGGATCCTTGTTATATAGTGGCAGAAGTAGCAACACTGTCTCTGATagtaatatattaatagaaagtaGAAAACATACCTAATGAACTGGGTGATCTAGCAAAGAAATTTCCAGACAGAATGTTAGGCACCACAGGTTTCTTGTTTCTTATACTAAAACAAAAGAGAGggtaagcaaaaggaaaaagaattgaacacaaaGGAGCCAgtaatttgggggtggggggatgcttGAACATTCCCAGCCTTTCAAATAACAACTGATGTTAAAATTAACAAATGGCTTCCAAGCAAAGAAAACGTACAGGACATTCTCAGTATGATATGGTCTAAAGATGAAGCTGAGGAGCGATTGTAAAATCCTTTGTTAAGACCTCAGAATATCCAAGATGCCTCAGAGTCATTCAGTCAAATGATAGCTCTTCTAAGATGCTTAAAGCTATTGTCAGGCAGCAGTCTCAGCATAAGCTCAAAGTAGAGAAGACCTCATCTCACAAAGTTGTGTGGGTGTGGTTTTTGTCTAATGAACTGAACCCCGGACTcacagttcagttcggttgctcattcgtgtccgactctgcgaccccatggactgcagcacaccaggctttcctgtccatcaccaactcccagagcttgctcaaactcatgtccatcgagttggtgatgccattcagtcatctcatcctctgttgtccccttctcttcctgccttcaatctttcccagcatcagggtcttttccaatgagtcacaaGACACCCATTAAGTTTTTAAGGGAATTATATTGGCAGAAACACTGCCAGCTTAGACTTAAAGGGACAGAGACaatacaaagaggaaaagaaacctTTGGACCTCCAAAAGTTGTACAGGCAAAAAGCAGGCTAAAGAAATTATGGAGCTGTACTgaaatgatcacaacattgttaattgcctatactccaatatacaagaaaaagttaaaaaaaaattaacaaactatGGAGCTGCAAACATGGATTGTCTTTCATGGAAAAGGAAGGATGACTCAGGTCAGAGCCAAGAGCCATAGAGAAAAATCACCAGCTTCTGTGCATCAGCGCTGTAATGGAATGGGACTTTGGGGGAATCTTAGGAAGAGGTGGTGAGTATGTTTTGCATATGGGAGGGGTTTGAATCAATGGGGGCCAAAAGATAGATTGTGGAGTCATCCTCCAAGGCAATCCTCAGTGATTCTTATTCCCTAGCACTCATTCCCTTGTGTTGTTCCCTTCCGCATTGAATAGGGATAACAAAACTAGATCATAAAAGACTGTgaggggatttctctggtggcccagtggttaagaatccgccttggaatgcagggaacacaggttcaatccctggttagggaactaagatcccacatgctgcagggcaactactgaacccaagtgccacagctgctgagcctgtgtgccagaatgaaagatcccacgtgtGCTACTAAGACcaatgcagccagataaatattaaaaaaaaaaaaaaaaaaaaaaaacctctacttTGCTCTGTCTTGGATTATTTGCTCTGGAGAAGCCAGCAGCCATATTATGAGGACACTCAAGTAACCCATCACAGAGATCCAAATGACAGGGATCAAATATTTCCTGCCAATAGCCAGCATGAACTTGCCAGCCATATGAATAAGCTTTGTCAAAAACAAATCCTCCAGACGAAGACAGCCTCAGTTTACTGCAACCCCAGCTGACTTGACTGCACCCTCATGAGAAACCCTGTGCCAAAAGCATTCAGCTAAGCCatcctgaattcctgacccacagaaatggATAATAAGCATTTGTTGTTGATTTAAGCTGTTCCGTTTTGGagcaatttgttacacagcaataactAATACACACTTGCCCTCACTGATTTGTGATGTTCTctataaatatcagttttcattttatatatatatatagatatatcagTCTGTTTCCAAGTTCTCGattgtatttcattgtttttttttctttccacacaAGACCTACACTGTTTTCATTATTGTGGCTTTGTAAGGTATTTTAATATCTGAGGGGGTCAATCTCCTCTTTcttgactctttttaaaaattgacctaAGTAAGAGTAGAATTGTTCTCCCATATTAATTTTAGTAAAAATCTTAGGTGTTTCTGAAAAAAACTCTGGAATTTGTATTAGAATTGCACATCTGGTTGTTCAGTTGGGGGAAGTGAGAGGGGTTTCAGCATGAGGATTCTCaaaggcagagaagagaaaagaaacctcTGTGTCTGGTTCTAGTTCTCCCTCCAACCTCCCACCCAGTCCAGTTCATTCATGCgccagatatttattgagcatctactgtgtgctaGGTGCTTATTCTCTAGAAAGAGACTATGAGCAAATAtaccaaaaaatgagaaaatgtgagGACCTGAGTGCCATGAAGAAAGTGAATGGAGAgtatgaaaaggaagaagtagagGTGGTTGCTTAGCCAGGGAGCCTAGGGAGGAGGACTGGTACCCTCCTAGGGGCACTAATTGCATCAATATCCGAATGGCATGAAGGGCCAGCCATACAGACAACTGAGTGCTGGCCGTTGCTGGCAGTGGCAGCAGCAAAGGGCCCAGGGGGCACAAGCTGGATGCAGAAGGGAACAGGCGGGGCTCAGCCCGGCAGGCAGGGAAAAGTGGCAGAGCCGAGATCAGCGAGTTCCCACGTGGACCACTGAGGAGTCTGGATTTTTCTCCCAGATGCAACAAGCAGTGTTGGAAGGCTCTTAGGCAGGGGAGCAAGCGACCTTTGGTTGTGCTGTTAATCACCTTCCGCTTCTTCTCCAGCAAAAAAGGGAGAACGTGTCCCCGCTGTGCCTCATCCCCACGGTGACATCTCCCCGGGAGGAGCAGCAGCTCCTGGCCAGCACCTCCAAGGTGAGGCCCCTGAGCCCTGTAGGGTGGAGGCTGGGCACCTGTCCCGGCAGCCTGACCCCACCTTTCTCCGCCCTCTTTTCCCCAACAGCCCGTGGTGAAGCTCCTGCACAACCGCAGTAACAACAAGTACTCCTACACCAGGTGACCCCCTCGGAGGTGGGGAAGTGCAGTGGGTGGAACCCTGGGCTCCAGCGTAACCCACCGGGAGGGTTATGGCCACACGGGGTGTGGAAAGAATCCTGCCTGGATGCAAATTCCAGCTTTGCCACTTACCCCCTGGGGACTTAGGAGAGGTCATTTTCACTTGTGAGCTtcaggttttggggtttttttttgagcttcagttttatCAGTAAACTGGGGTCCCAATGAGGATTAGATGATAATGACTAGCATTTCCTAAGTGCTTGCTTTATAAGAGGCATTGCTCTAAGCGCTTTACATATATTTACTCACGAACCTCACAGTTGTTGGAAGTAGTTGTTGTGATCtcgattttacagatgaggcaattGAGGCAGCAAGAGGTGAAGTAATTTGCTCAGTTAaaaaggggtggggtgaggatgTCTGGTGAGGCCACTTGCCTCCGGAACCTGCACGGGTAGATCGCTCTGCTGTACTGAAACTTGCTGAACAAATGCTGCTTCCTTTCCAAGCCCTGCTGGGCACCAACCTCCTAGGCAGGACTAGAGTGCTGGGTCTCAGGGCCCCTAAAGCTGGGGTAAGGGGGTGGGTTGCAGAACAGAGGGAAGGAAGCCCATCGTGCTGAGGCCTCCTGGCGCCCCTGGTCCTTAGCACTTCAGACGACAACCTACTTAAGAACATCGAGCTGTTTGACAAACTGGCCCTGCGCTTCCACGGGCGGCTGCTTTTCCTCAAGGATGTTCTGGGGGACGAGATCTGCTGCTGGTCTTTCTACGGGCAGGGCCGCAAAATCGCCGAGGTGTGCTGCACCTCCATTGTCTATGCCACGGAGAAGAAGCAGACCAAGGTCAGATGGGGTTTGGGGCCTGGTCAGGGAGGGCTGTGGCGGTGGGCAGGATCAGCACCCTGGACAGAGGCAGCTCATCCAGTCAGGCCTGGGAAGTCCATCAGTGGGAGTCAGGAGCTGGAGTTTCAAGTTATGGGGTCTTAGCTCTgttaccttgggcaagtcatcttAACTTTCTGTGGGTCTCTGCTTCTCTACCTCTGAAAGGAGGGTGTTGGATTAGAACGGGATTCTTATTCTAGGCCAGTTGGGTTTCAAAGCTATCTTGAAAGAATATGTGGTTTTGGgttttgtgtgtgcatttttctgtGTAGAAGGACTGTACCTGTCATTAGACTCTCAGAAGGATCTAATGACCCAGAGTAGGTTCTTAAAACTTCAAGTGTTTGGAACACACTGAGATCGTAGGCCTTGAGTTATTACCATGGCAACCATCATCAGA
This genomic window contains:
- the KCTD13 gene encoding BTB/POZ domain-containing adapter for CUL3-mediated RhoA degradation protein 1 isoform X1, with the translated sequence MSAEASGPAAAEAPSLEVAKPSGLEPGSVAYGLKPLTTNSKYVKLNVGGSLHYTTLRTLTGQDSRLKAMFSGRAEVLTDAGGWVLIDRSGRHFGTILNYLRDGSVPLPESPRELGELLGEARYYLVQGLIEDCQLALQQKRENVSPLCLIPTVTSPREEQQLLASTSKPVVKLLHNRSNNKYSYTSTSDDNLLKNIELFDKLALRFHGRLLFLKDVLGDEICCWSFYGQGRKIAEVCCTSIVYATEKKQTKVEFPEARIFEETLNILIYETPRGPDPALLEATGGAAGGGGAGRGEDEENREHRVRRIHVRRHITHDERPHGQQIVFKD
- the KCTD13 gene encoding BTB/POZ domain-containing adapter for CUL3-mediated RhoA degradation protein 1 isoform X2; the encoded protein is MDHPPPPPLQLLCQAQWNLSIQTVEGGGCFCFARDARMESGQFSSPGWVLIDRSGRHFGTILNYLRDGSVPLPESPRELGELLGEARYYLVQGLIEDCQLALQQKRENVSPLCLIPTVTSPREEQQLLASTSKPVVKLLHNRSNNKYSYTSTSDDNLLKNIELFDKLALRFHGRLLFLKDVLGDEICCWSFYGQGRKIAEVCCTSIVYATEKKQTKVEFPEARIFEETLNILIYETPRGPDPALLEATGGAAGGGGAGRGEDEENREHRVRRIHVRRHITHDERPHGQQIVFKD